Proteins from a genomic interval of Rhipicephalus microplus isolate Deutch F79 chromosome 6, USDA_Rmic, whole genome shotgun sequence:
- the LOC142765904 gene encoding uncharacterized protein T26G10.4-like — protein MVETLATPLGLFLNPSKCTTLHLSGVTPVGMWPTVFRVSGGPVAALSDSEPLRYLGRPVAFRLPQQAGTNVIDDEIRSATAIFSSLLAPWQRIDALKTFVFPALHFSMRPIVKRTLYLPVNASTNYVYGSASGGAIAIPVAAELYDICRIDSAFKLLTTPDQSLRDLALSDAYEIASTRLGCEATRYELKAYLSGNLQVFHSMLATQLCSVWTEAPKASRRLQVSLSLRPDHVTITCGDATLPSTQRNRVMRTLRDVLAHVPDNALHDQPNQGKVMACVSADRASSHFITTGAFTHFADRQFIHRARLNLLPLNGAVMWGPSNRDQRCRVCGYAREMLPHVLCHCMTHSAMSQARHNAVVSRLRTAATRDYTMALENRLVSDTGLCPDLVLVRGKEALEIDVACPFENTPEAFTNTRNYKLTRYQPVADYLRRRYQRVTVAAVIVGALGAWDPANDRVLLRLYSRSYLRLMKKLCVSEVVAASRTIYHAHMGHGRS, from the exons ATGGTCGAGACCCTGGCAACACCGCTCGGGCTGTTTCTCAACCCGAGCAAGTGTACGACACTGCACCTCAGCGGCGTTACCCCCGTCGGAATGTGGCCAACCGTCTTCCGGGTCTCCGGCGGCCCGGTCGCGGCTTTGAGCGACTCTGAGCCACTCCGCTACCTCGGACGCCCAGTGGCTTTCCGCCTTCCACAGCAGGCAGGGACCAATGTcattgacgacgaaattcgcagtGCCACGGCTATTTTTTCCTCCCTTCTAGCCCCCTGGCAGCGTATTGACGCCCTCAAGACATTTGTGTTCCCCGCCCTGCACTTCTCGATGAG GCCCATAGTCAAGCGCACATTGTACCTACCGGTGAACGCCTCGACCAACTACGTCTACGGGAGCGCCTCCGGAGGAGCTATAGCGATACCAGTGGCAGCGGAGTTATACGACATTTGCCGTATTGACTCCGCTTTTAAGCTCCTTACGACACCAGACCAGTCGCTACGGGACCTCGCCCTGTCCGATGCTTACGAGATCGCCTCCACCCGCCTCGGATGTGAGGCTACCCGTTACGAGTTGAAGGCGTACCTCTCTGGCAACCTACAGGTCTTCCACTCAATGCTGGCAACCCAGCTGTGCAGCGTGTGGACCGAGGCCCCTAAGGCGTCCCGACGGCTACAAGTATCGTTGTCCCTGCGGCCGGACCACGTCACCATCACCTGCGGCGACGCAACACTTCCTTCAACACAAAGGAACCGGGTTATGCGGACGCTACGAGATGTGCTGGCCCACGTCCCGGACAACGCCCTCCATGACCAGCCAAACCAGGGGAAGGTGATGGCATGCGTCTCGGCGGATCGTGCGAGCTCCCACTTCATCAccacgggagcattcacgcaCTTCGCCGACAGGCAGTTTATCCACCGGGCGCGCCTCAACCTGCTACCCCTGAATGGCGCCGTCATGTGGGGCCCATCTAACCGAGACCAGCGCTGCCGTGTCTGCGGCTACGCGAGGGAGATGCTACCGCACGTGCTATGCCACTGCATGACGCATAGCGCCATGTCTCAGGCGCGGCACAACGCGGTGGTCTCGCGCCTTCGCACGGCGGCTACCCGCGACTACACCATGGCGTTAGAGAACCGGCTGGTCAGCGACACTGGACTGTGTCCAGATCTTGTCTTGGTTCGCGGGAAGGAGGCCCTGGAGATCGACGTGGCATGCCCGTTCGAGAACACACCGGAGGCCTTTACCAATACGCGAAACTACAAGCTCACACGCTACCAACCTGTCGCCGACTACCTGCGTCGCCGCTACCAGAGAGTAACGGTGGCCGCCGTCATCGTCGGGGCCCTCGGCGCTTGGGACCCGGCCAACGACCGCGTCCTCCTGCGCCTGTACTCTCGCAG